From a region of the Marmota flaviventris isolate mMarFla1 chromosome 13, mMarFla1.hap1, whole genome shotgun sequence genome:
- the LOC114108519 gene encoding von Ebner gland protein 1-like isoform X2, with amino-acid sequence MRGGPQGSAATAHTLGALYTGAAPSIRLIFCQVKCASGSPGQRPCPDDALGNGHTVTQQLPTIVTFHLLHCRAATLSGQERTGGCSVPSSPGACPEQYKGRGVRKQHSHSSPESPRPAAASTDPCMKTLLLTLGLSLLSALRAQTLPVGDEETQDASGTWYLKATAADKEIPWKKLESVSVTPMTIKTLAGGHLEVTFTVLIGGQCREISTVLEKTAEPGRYTAHGGKHVVQVLKSQDEDHYILYCEGDMHGQQIRMAKLVGRYPEVNVDALQEFEQVAAARGLNADSIFIPKQREACSPESD; translated from the exons ATGAGAGGAGGGCCCCAGGGTTCTGCTGCCACCGCACACACCCTCGGGGCTCTGTACACGGGGGCTGCACCCTCCATCCGGCTCATTTTCTGCCAGGTGAAATGTGCGAGTGGCTCCCCTGGACAGCGGCCCTGTCCTGATGATGCCCTGGGGAACGGACACACTGTTACTCAGCAACTTCCAACAATAGTGACATTTCATCTGCTCCACTGCAGAGCAGCCACGCTCAGTGGCCAGGAAAGGACTGGTGGGTGCTCTGTGCCAAGTTCCCCGGGGGCCTGCCCCGAGCAGTATAAAGGGCGGGGAGTGAGGAAGCAGCACAGCCACTCCAGCCCAGAGAGCCCGCGCCCAGCAGCCGCGAGCACAGACCCCTGCATGAAGACCCTGCTCCTGAccctgggcctcagcctcctctctGCCCTGCGGGCCCAGACGCTCCCAGTCGGGGATGAGGAGACCCAGGAT GCGTCAGGCACGTGGTACCTGAAGGCCACGGCAGCAGACAAGGAGATTCCCTGGAAGAAGCTGGAGTCTGTGTCTGTGACCCCCATGACCATCAAGACCCTGGCAGGGGGCCACCTGGAAGTCACCTTCACCGTCCT GATCGGAGGCCAGTGTCGCGAGATCAGCACTGTGCTGGAGAAGACCGCCGAGCCGGGCAGATACACAGCCC ATGGGGGCAAGCATGTGGTGCAGGTCCTTAAGTCCCAGGACGAGGACCACTATATCCTCTACTGTGAGGGGGACATGCACGGGCAGCAGATCCGAATGGCAAAGCTTGTGG GCAGGTACCCTGAAGTCAACGTAGACGCCCTGCAGGAGTTTGAGCAGGTCGCAGCAGCCAGAGGCCTCAACGCAGACAGCATCTTCATCCCCAAGCAAAGGG aAGCCTGCTCTCCAGAGAGTGATTAG
- the LOC114108519 gene encoding von Ebner gland protein 1-like isoform X4, producing the protein MKTLLLTLGLSLLSALRAQTLPVGDEETQDASGTWYLKATAADKEIPWKKLESVSVTPMTIKTLAGGHLEVTFTVLIGGQCREISTVLEKTAEPGRYTAHGGKHVVQVLKSQDEDHYILYCEGDMHGQQIRMAKLVGRYPEVNVDALQEFEQVAAARGLNADSIFIPKQRGRERALQGSPRPRSSSQGWLQERAAWILALSFEGWWEVLAEGGALGSDGIPGSSESCFSFFHRSLLSRE; encoded by the exons ATGAAGACCCTGCTCCTGAccctgggcctcagcctcctctctGCCCTGCGGGCCCAGACGCTCCCAGTCGGGGATGAGGAGACCCAGGAT GCGTCAGGCACGTGGTACCTGAAGGCCACGGCAGCAGACAAGGAGATTCCCTGGAAGAAGCTGGAGTCTGTGTCTGTGACCCCCATGACCATCAAGACCCTGGCAGGGGGCCACCTGGAAGTCACCTTCACCGTCCT GATCGGAGGCCAGTGTCGCGAGATCAGCACTGTGCTGGAGAAGACCGCCGAGCCGGGCAGATACACAGCCC ATGGGGGCAAGCATGTGGTGCAGGTCCTTAAGTCCCAGGACGAGGACCACTATATCCTCTACTGTGAGGGGGACATGCACGGGCAGCAGATCCGAATGGCAAAGCTTGTGG GCAGGTACCCTGAAGTCAACGTAGACGCCCTGCAGGAGTTTGAGCAGGTCGCAGCAGCCAGAGGCCTCAACGCAGACAGCATCTTCATCCCCAAGCAAAGGGGTAGGGAGAGGGCTCTGCAGGGCTCTCCCCGCCCCAGGAGCTCCAGCCAAGGATGGTTACAAGAGCGAGCTGCATGGATCCTGGCTTTGTCCTTTGAGGGGTGGTGGGAAGTGCTGGCCGAgggcggggccctgggttccgaTGGAATCCCAGGCTCTTCTGAAtcgtgtttttctttcttccacagaAGCCTGCTCTCCAGAGAGTGA
- the LOC114108519 gene encoding von Ebner gland protein 1-like isoform X3, producing MNLRAATLSGQERTGGCSVPSSPGACPEQYKGRGVRKQHSHSSPESPRPAAASTDPCMKTLLLTLGLSLLSALRAQTLPVGDEETQDASGTWYLKATAADKEIPWKKLESVSVTPMTIKTLAGGHLEVTFTVLIGGQCREISTVLEKTAEPGRYTAHGGKHVVQVLKSQDEDHYILYCEGDMHGQQIRMAKLVGRYPEVNVDALQEFEQVAAARGLNADSIFIPKQRGRERALQGSPRPRSSSQGWLQERAAWILALSFEGWWEVLAEGGALGSDGIPGSSESCFSFFHRSLLSRE from the exons ATGAATCTGAG AGCAGCCACGCTCAGTGGCCAGGAAAGGACTGGTGGGTGCTCTGTGCCAAGTTCCCCGGGGGCCTGCCCCGAGCAGTATAAAGGGCGGGGAGTGAGGAAGCAGCACAGCCACTCCAGCCCAGAGAGCCCGCGCCCAGCAGCCGCGAGCACAGACCCCTGCATGAAGACCCTGCTCCTGAccctgggcctcagcctcctctctGCCCTGCGGGCCCAGACGCTCCCAGTCGGGGATGAGGAGACCCAGGAT GCGTCAGGCACGTGGTACCTGAAGGCCACGGCAGCAGACAAGGAGATTCCCTGGAAGAAGCTGGAGTCTGTGTCTGTGACCCCCATGACCATCAAGACCCTGGCAGGGGGCCACCTGGAAGTCACCTTCACCGTCCT GATCGGAGGCCAGTGTCGCGAGATCAGCACTGTGCTGGAGAAGACCGCCGAGCCGGGCAGATACACAGCCC ATGGGGGCAAGCATGTGGTGCAGGTCCTTAAGTCCCAGGACGAGGACCACTATATCCTCTACTGTGAGGGGGACATGCACGGGCAGCAGATCCGAATGGCAAAGCTTGTGG GCAGGTACCCTGAAGTCAACGTAGACGCCCTGCAGGAGTTTGAGCAGGTCGCAGCAGCCAGAGGCCTCAACGCAGACAGCATCTTCATCCCCAAGCAAAGGGGTAGGGAGAGGGCTCTGCAGGGCTCTCCCCGCCCCAGGAGCTCCAGCCAAGGATGGTTACAAGAGCGAGCTGCATGGATCCTGGCTTTGTCCTTTGAGGGGTGGTGGGAAGTGCTGGCCGAgggcggggccctgggttccgaTGGAATCCCAGGCTCTTCTGAAtcgtgtttttctttcttccacagaAGCCTGCTCTCCAGAGAGTGA
- the LOC114108519 gene encoding uncharacterized protein isoform X1, with the protein MRGGPQGSAATAHTLGALYTGAAPSIRLIFCQVKCASGSPGQRPCPDDALGNGHTVTQQLPTIVTFHLLHCRAATLSGQERTGGCSVPSSPGACPEQYKGRGVRKQHSHSSPESPRPAAASTDPCMKTLLLTLGLSLLSALRAQTLPVGDEETQDASGTWYLKATAADKEIPWKKLESVSVTPMTIKTLAGGHLEVTFTVLIGGQCREISTVLEKTAEPGRYTAHGGKHVVQVLKSQDEDHYILYCEGDMHGQQIRMAKLVGRYPEVNVDALQEFEQVAAARGLNADSIFIPKQRGRERALQGSPRPRSSSQGWLQERAAWILALSFEGWWEVLAEGGALGSDGIPGSSESCFSFFHRSLLSRE; encoded by the exons ATGAGAGGAGGGCCCCAGGGTTCTGCTGCCACCGCACACACCCTCGGGGCTCTGTACACGGGGGCTGCACCCTCCATCCGGCTCATTTTCTGCCAGGTGAAATGTGCGAGTGGCTCCCCTGGACAGCGGCCCTGTCCTGATGATGCCCTGGGGAACGGACACACTGTTACTCAGCAACTTCCAACAATAGTGACATTTCATCTGCTCCACTGCAGAGCAGCCACGCTCAGTGGCCAGGAAAGGACTGGTGGGTGCTCTGTGCCAAGTTCCCCGGGGGCCTGCCCCGAGCAGTATAAAGGGCGGGGAGTGAGGAAGCAGCACAGCCACTCCAGCCCAGAGAGCCCGCGCCCAGCAGCCGCGAGCACAGACCCCTGCATGAAGACCCTGCTCCTGAccctgggcctcagcctcctctctGCCCTGCGGGCCCAGACGCTCCCAGTCGGGGATGAGGAGACCCAGGAT GCGTCAGGCACGTGGTACCTGAAGGCCACGGCAGCAGACAAGGAGATTCCCTGGAAGAAGCTGGAGTCTGTGTCTGTGACCCCCATGACCATCAAGACCCTGGCAGGGGGCCACCTGGAAGTCACCTTCACCGTCCT GATCGGAGGCCAGTGTCGCGAGATCAGCACTGTGCTGGAGAAGACCGCCGAGCCGGGCAGATACACAGCCC ATGGGGGCAAGCATGTGGTGCAGGTCCTTAAGTCCCAGGACGAGGACCACTATATCCTCTACTGTGAGGGGGACATGCACGGGCAGCAGATCCGAATGGCAAAGCTTGTGG GCAGGTACCCTGAAGTCAACGTAGACGCCCTGCAGGAGTTTGAGCAGGTCGCAGCAGCCAGAGGCCTCAACGCAGACAGCATCTTCATCCCCAAGCAAAGGGGTAGGGAGAGGGCTCTGCAGGGCTCTCCCCGCCCCAGGAGCTCCAGCCAAGGATGGTTACAAGAGCGAGCTGCATGGATCCTGGCTTTGTCCTTTGAGGGGTGGTGGGAAGTGCTGGCCGAgggcggggccctgggttccgaTGGAATCCCAGGCTCTTCTGAAtcgtgtttttctttcttccacagaAGCCTGCTCTCCAGAGAGTGA